A single Thermaerobacter sp. FW80 DNA region contains:
- the dnaE gene encoding DNA polymerase III subunit alpha produces MQPFVHLHVHSEYSLLDGAARVGELAARAAELGMPALALTDHGVMYGAIDFYKACKQHGIKPIIGCELYLARRTRHDREPKVDDQSYHLLALAQNETGYRNLIKIVSRAYAEGFYYKPRADKELLAEHSEGLIVTSGCIGSEIPRLLLEGRDEEALRAVRWYLEVFGDRFYFEIQDHGLPEERRAYARILELARRFDVPVVATNDVHYLHREDAAAHEVLLCIQTGKTLDDPSRMRFEGSEFYLKSPEEMATVFRDVPEALANTVKLAERCELEFEFGRFLLPHYEVPEGHDAASYLRYLCETKLPERYPDAGSEVWDRLNHELEVITRMGYPAYFLIVWDFVDYARRNGIAVGPGRGSAAGSLVAYVLGITDIDPLRYNLLFERFLNPERVTMPDIDIDFDDHRRDEVIDYVVRKYGRDRVAQIITFGRMLARAVIRDVGRVMGLPYGEVDKIAKMVPAQLGITLDQALEASPELRQAYEQQPVVRQLVDMARKLEGMPRHASVHAAGVVIGRDPLMEHVPLQRMQDGSTVTQFPMTTLEELGLLKMDFLGLRTLHVIQETEALINATGARDVLADEPGPGAADPGPSPAGDAASGATGDAAGGPQGDAAGRPTGDARSGPMGDGSGPTGGVGDGLTGGGGRRRGEGAGPRRAAGSDPAHGLAVAARGPAMAGDGPTPTAPARPFRVKDIPLDDRATFEAMSRGETAAMFQVESSGFTQMLRSLKPSSIEDLIAAVALFRPGPLGSGMVDDFIKRKHGQVPVEYPHPWLEPILKETYGTIVYQEQVMQIASVMAGFTLGEADLLRRAMGKKKPEEMQKQREKFLAGAAAKGIDRQLAERIFDLMEYFAGYGFNKSHSAAYGYLAYVTAYLKTHYPAPYMAATLSSVMSNADRVAEYIGECRRLGIPVLPPDINESQARFTVVPDPRGPGGQAIRYGLAAVKNVGFGAIESIVAAREAGGPFRSLDDFCRRVDLRQVNRRALESLIKAGAFDCLGHPRARLLAGLEEVMERAQRWQRERETGQVSLLDLTAALAGAGSATGGRQRAAEGTGGGPGAATGEPVGRDGAAPAGGRGRNAAAAAGSSGRTGPGQAAVDGATGAAGGGATGSPAVAPAGSNGPAADAAAALWGDDVTPLPPVDEWPPNRKLAMEKEVLGLYLSGHPLAHYERELARRVTATTRQLAEREDGARVQVGGLVQGVRRITTRGGELMAFVQLEDLEGSVEVVVFPRTYAEAAEALQEDAVVVVRGRVDRREEEEPPKVVAEAIWPLVTGKRLVVALPAGGDAEAVEGVLAQVRGACQRYPGTSPVVLVFPGRQHALQVDAQYWVTPRPELLQDLARVVGDDGFYLDDH; encoded by the coding sequence ATGCAGCCCTTCGTCCACCTGCACGTCCACAGCGAGTACAGCCTGCTGGACGGCGCCGCCCGCGTCGGCGAGCTGGCCGCCCGGGCGGCGGAGCTGGGCATGCCCGCCCTGGCCCTGACGGACCACGGCGTCATGTACGGGGCCATCGACTTCTACAAGGCGTGTAAGCAGCACGGCATCAAGCCCATCATCGGCTGCGAGCTCTACCTGGCGCGGCGTACCCGCCACGACCGCGAGCCCAAGGTGGACGACCAGTCCTACCACCTGCTGGCCCTGGCGCAGAACGAGACGGGGTACCGCAACCTGATCAAGATCGTCTCCCGGGCCTACGCCGAGGGGTTCTACTACAAGCCGCGGGCCGACAAGGAGCTGCTGGCCGAGCACAGCGAGGGCCTGATCGTCACGTCGGGGTGCATCGGCAGCGAGATCCCGCGGCTGCTCCTGGAGGGGCGGGACGAAGAGGCGCTCCGCGCCGTGCGCTGGTACCTGGAGGTCTTCGGCGACCGCTTCTACTTCGAGATCCAGGACCACGGCCTGCCCGAGGAGCGGCGGGCGTACGCCCGCATCCTGGAGCTGGCCCGGCGGTTCGACGTGCCCGTGGTGGCGACCAACGACGTCCACTACCTGCACCGCGAGGACGCCGCCGCCCACGAGGTGCTGCTCTGCATCCAGACCGGCAAGACCCTCGACGACCCCAGCCGCATGCGCTTCGAGGGGTCGGAGTTCTACCTCAAGAGCCCGGAGGAGATGGCGACGGTCTTCCGCGACGTGCCCGAGGCCCTGGCGAACACGGTCAAGCTGGCCGAGCGCTGCGAGCTGGAGTTCGAGTTCGGCCGGTTCCTCCTGCCCCACTACGAGGTGCCGGAGGGGCACGACGCCGCCTCCTACCTGCGCTACCTGTGCGAGACCAAGCTGCCCGAGCGCTATCCCGACGCCGGCAGCGAGGTGTGGGACCGGCTCAACCACGAGCTCGAGGTCATCACCCGGATGGGTTACCCGGCCTACTTCTTGATCGTGTGGGATTTCGTCGACTACGCCCGCCGCAACGGGATCGCCGTGGGGCCCGGCCGGGGCTCGGCGGCGGGCAGCCTGGTGGCCTACGTCCTCGGGATCACGGACATCGACCCGCTGCGCTACAACCTGCTCTTCGAGCGGTTCCTGAACCCCGAGCGGGTGACCATGCCCGACATCGACATCGACTTCGACGACCACCGGCGGGACGAGGTCATCGACTACGTGGTCCGCAAGTACGGGCGCGACCGGGTGGCCCAGATCATCACCTTCGGCCGCATGCTGGCGCGGGCGGTGATCCGCGACGTGGGGCGGGTCATGGGCCTGCCCTACGGCGAGGTGGACAAGATCGCCAAGATGGTGCCGGCCCAGCTGGGCATCACCTTGGACCAGGCGCTGGAGGCGAGCCCGGAGCTCCGGCAGGCCTACGAGCAGCAGCCGGTGGTCCGCCAGCTGGTGGACATGGCCCGCAAGCTGGAGGGGATGCCCCGCCACGCCTCGGTCCACGCCGCCGGCGTGGTGATCGGCCGCGACCCCCTGATGGAGCACGTGCCCCTGCAGCGGATGCAGGACGGCTCCACCGTCACCCAGTTCCCCATGACCACCCTGGAGGAGCTGGGCCTCCTGAAGATGGACTTCCTCGGCCTCCGCACCCTGCACGTGATCCAGGAGACCGAGGCGCTGATCAACGCCACCGGGGCGCGGGACGTCTTGGCGGACGAACCCGGCCCCGGCGCGGCGGACCCCGGGCCCTCCCCGGCGGGCGACGCGGCCAGCGGCGCGACCGGCGACGCCGCCGGCGGGCCGCAGGGCGACGCCGCTGGCCGCCCGACGGGCGATGCCCGTAGCGGGCCGATGGGCGATGGCAGCGGGCCGACGGGCGGCGTCGGCGATGGGCTGACGGGAGGCGGCGGCCGCCGCCGGGGTGAAGGGGCCGGTCCTCGGCGGGCCGCCGGATCCGATCCGGCCCACGGCCTGGCGGTCGCGGCCCGGGGCCCGGCGATGGCCGGGGACGGCCCCACGCCCACCGCCCCCGCCCGTCCCTTCCGGGTCAAGGACATCCCCCTGGACGACCGGGCCACCTTCGAGGCCATGAGCCGGGGCGAGACCGCGGCCATGTTCCAGGTGGAGTCGTCGGGCTTCACCCAGATGCTGCGGTCCCTCAAGCCGTCCAGCATCGAGGACCTGATCGCCGCCGTCGCCCTCTTCCGCCCGGGCCCGCTGGGCAGCGGCATGGTGGACGACTTCATCAAGCGCAAGCACGGCCAGGTGCCGGTGGAGTACCCGCACCCGTGGCTCGAGCCGATCCTGAAGGAGACCTACGGGACCATCGTCTACCAGGAGCAGGTCATGCAGATCGCCAGCGTGATGGCGGGCTTCACGCTGGGCGAGGCCGACCTGTTGCGGCGGGCCATGGGCAAGAAGAAGCCCGAGGAGATGCAGAAGCAGCGGGAGAAGTTCCTGGCCGGGGCGGCGGCCAAGGGCATCGACCGCCAGCTGGCCGAGCGCATCTTCGACCTGATGGAGTACTTCGCCGGCTACGGGTTCAACAAGAGCCACTCCGCCGCCTACGGCTACCTGGCCTACGTCACCGCCTACCTCAAGACCCACTACCCGGCGCCCTACATGGCCGCCACCCTGAGCAGCGTGATGAGCAACGCCGACCGGGTGGCGGAATACATCGGCGAGTGCCGGCGCCTCGGCATCCCGGTGCTGCCGCCGGACATCAACGAGAGCCAAGCCCGCTTCACCGTGGTGCCCGACCCCCGGGGGCCGGGCGGCCAGGCGATCCGCTACGGTCTGGCGGCGGTGAAGAACGTGGGCTTCGGCGCCATCGAGTCCATCGTGGCCGCGCGGGAGGCGGGGGGGCCCTTCCGCTCCCTGGACGACTTCTGCCGCCGGGTGGACCTGCGCCAGGTGAACCGGCGGGCCCTGGAGAGCCTGATCAAGGCCGGCGCCTTCGACTGCCTGGGCCACCCCCGGGCGCGGCTCCTGGCTGGCCTCGAGGAGGTCATGGAGCGGGCCCAGCGCTGGCAGAGGGAGCGGGAGACGGGCCAGGTCTCGTTGCTGGACCTGACCGCCGCGCTGGCGGGGGCGGGATCCGCGACGGGCGGCCGGCAGCGGGCCGCCGAGGGGACGGGCGGTGGCCCCGGGGCTGCCACCGGGGAGCCGGTGGGCCGCGACGGGGCGGCCCCTGCCGGGGGGCGGGGGCGGAACGCCGCGGCCGCGGCCGGTTCGTCCGGACGAACTGGCCCCGGGCAGGCTGCGGTCGACGGGGCGACCGGCGCCGCCGGGGGCGGGGCGACCGGATCCCCGGCGGTGGCACCGGCGGGGTCGAATGGCCCCGCGGCCGATGCGGCTGCCGCCCTGTGGGGGGACGACGTCACCCCGCTGCCGCCCGTGGACGAGTGGCCCCCGAACCGGAAGCTGGCCATGGAGAAGGAGGTCCTGGGCCTCTACCTGTCGGGCCATCCGCTGGCCCACTACGAGCGGGAGCTGGCCCGGCGGGTGACGGCCACCACCCGCCAGCTGGCGGAGCGGGAGGACGGCGCCCGGGTCCAGGTGGGCGGCCTGGTCCAGGGGGTGCGGCGCATCACCACCCGCGGCGGCGAGTTGATGGCCTTCGTGCAGCTGGAGGACCTGGAGGGTTCGGTGGAGGTGGTGGTCTTCCCGCGGACCTACGCCGAGGCGGCGGAGGCCCTGCAGGAGGACGCGGTCGTCGTCGTCCGGGGCCGGGTCGACCGCCGGGAGGAAGAGGAACCCCCCAAGGTGGTGGCGGAGGCGATCTGGCCCCTGGTGACGGGCAAGCGGCTGGTGGTGGCGCTGCCGGCGGGCGGCGACGCCGAGGCCGTCGAGGGCGTGCTGGCCCAGGTGCGCGGCGCCTGCCAGCGGTACCCGGGCACCTCGCCGGTGGTCCTGGTCTTCCCCGGGCGCCAGCACGCCCTGCAGGTCGACGCCCAGTACTGGGTGACGCCGCGGCCCGAGCTCCTGCAGGACCTGGCCCGGGTGGTGGGCGACGACGGGTTCTACCTGGACGACCACTGA
- a CDS encoding phosphatidylglycerophosphatase A: MPEPVRLRVDYRAEVVRRLERRGVTLRDIAEIVRTIQEKYVPGITLEQCEASVEAVIAKREVQHALLTGIALDEAAEQGLLEEPLLSILRTDEPLYGVDEVLALAITNVYGSIGLTNFGYLDKVKLGVIERLNNQKSQGRVQTFLDDLVAGVAAAAAARIAHNEP, translated from the coding sequence ATGCCGGAGCCGGTGCGCCTGCGGGTCGACTACCGGGCCGAGGTGGTCCGGCGCCTCGAGCGCCGGGGCGTGACCCTGCGGGACATCGCGGAGATCGTCCGCACCATCCAGGAGAAGTACGTGCCGGGCATCACGCTGGAGCAGTGCGAAGCCAGCGTGGAGGCGGTCATCGCCAAGCGCGAGGTGCAGCACGCCCTGCTGACGGGCATCGCCCTGGACGAGGCGGCCGAGCAGGGGTTGCTGGAGGAGCCGCTGCTGTCGATCCTCCGCACCGACGAGCCCCTCTACGGGGTCGACGAGGTCCTGGCGCTGGCCATCACCAACGTGTACGGCTCCATCGGCCTGACCAACTTCGGGTACCTGGACAAGGTGAAGCTGGGCGTCATCGAGCGGCTGAACAACCAGAAGAGCCAGGGCCGGGTGCAGACCTTCCTGGACGATCTGGTGGCCGGCGTGGCGGCGGCCGCGGCGGCGCGGATCGCCCACAACGAGCCGTGA
- the panB gene encoding 3-methyl-2-oxobutanoate hydroxymethyltransferase, producing MRESRISPDEHAILLVGPGRAGRALARVWHAAGVPVAWVVGRREEPARQLAAAVGARPLAWERLRREGLPGPWPPVLVLAVPDRALEPVAQALAGVLAAVPPARRPRHALHLSGALGLEPLAPLARLGLAPEVFHPLLPLPGGPAGRDRLAGGYVTVVYAPGQGRAPVGPALARAVGATPVPWPGATAEQLALYHAAATLAANGVTALLWAAEELMGLAGYPGVGAAGALGASGTSGAAGASGAASASGAADASGAWGTAGASGAASASGAADASGAAGASGARGGAGDAGGRTGEPAEAVTAPADGGPREGTAPVGRRTGGVATGTGASGPRGEEAVAATATPAPGAEDAVAATGAPDARRPAVVALAAAALAAVAERGPLAALTGPIARGDVPTVQRHLRHLDALARRRAEAEAGPATWYRRAAALVVAAARRLPEPPPALDEIARLVGLADDRPAPEPGPSPGRSLPAPAPGAEASQGPQGASREGMALRLPEARWAVPATHGAGASGEHRPATAGTAAGGGLPGRETARAIGPGPSAGVTTGPTAQHQAERGTTGVNGRSQPESAACGAAAEAQPARHAPGGSAATDAPAQRVTVRTVLESKQQGRPVVMVTAYDYPFARLADAAGVDMILVGDSLGNVVLGYPSTVFVTLDDMVHHTKAVRRGVQRALLVADLPFLTFHLSVDEALKAAGRLVQEGGAEAVKLEGAGRVAEVVHRLTEAGIPVVGHLGLLPQRVHALGGYRVQGRDEEEARRLLDQALALEQAGAFALVLEMVPRELAASITRRLRIPTIGIGAGPDCDGQVLVIHDLLGLTHGRVPRFVRRYAELGRLALEALQRYAADVRNRTFPTDEHSYHLAPDVAQRLADEEGGAPYGDR from the coding sequence GTGAGGGAATCCCGCATCAGCCCGGACGAGCATGCCATCCTGCTGGTCGGCCCTGGCCGGGCAGGCCGGGCCCTGGCGCGGGTCTGGCATGCGGCCGGCGTGCCGGTGGCCTGGGTGGTGGGACGCCGGGAGGAACCGGCCCGCCAGCTGGCCGCAGCGGTGGGGGCCCGGCCGCTGGCCTGGGAGCGGCTGCGACGGGAGGGGCTGCCCGGTCCCTGGCCGCCGGTGCTGGTGCTGGCGGTGCCCGACCGGGCGCTGGAGCCGGTGGCGCAGGCCCTGGCCGGCGTGCTGGCGGCGGTGCCGCCCGCACGCCGGCCGCGGCACGCCCTGCACCTGAGCGGTGCGCTGGGGCTCGAGCCCCTGGCACCGCTGGCGCGCCTCGGCCTGGCCCCGGAGGTGTTCCACCCGCTGCTGCCCCTGCCAGGCGGTCCCGCGGGGCGGGACCGCCTGGCAGGGGGGTACGTCACGGTGGTGTACGCGCCGGGCCAGGGCCGGGCCCCGGTGGGCCCGGCCCTGGCCCGGGCGGTGGGCGCCACGCCGGTCCCCTGGCCCGGCGCCACGGCGGAGCAGCTGGCCCTCTACCACGCGGCGGCGACCCTGGCGGCCAACGGCGTGACCGCCCTGCTCTGGGCGGCCGAGGAGCTGATGGGCCTGGCGGGATACCCGGGGGTGGGGGCCGCGGGCGCCTTGGGCGCTTCGGGCACCTCAGGTGCAGCCGGCGCCTCGGGCGCCGCAAGCGCGTCGGGTGCAGCGGACGCCTCGGGCGCTTGGGGCACCGCAGGCGCCTCGGGCGCCGCAAGCGCGTCGGGTGCAGCGGACGCCTCGGGCGCTGCGGGCGCGTCGGGTGCGCGGGGCGGCGCCGGGGACGCGGGCGGTCGCACGGGGGAGCCCGCGGAGGCCGTGACCGCCCCGGCGGACGGGGGCCCCCGGGAGGGGACCGCCCCGGTCGGCCGGAGGACAGGCGGGGTGGCCACGGGGACGGGCGCATCCGGCCCCCGCGGCGAGGAGGCCGTCGCCGCGACCGCCACGCCCGCCCCCGGTGCGGAGGACGCCGTGGCCGCCACCGGCGCGCCCGACGCCCGTCGACCCGCCGTGGTGGCGCTGGCGGCGGCGGCCCTCGCGGCGGTGGCGGAGCGGGGCCCGCTGGCGGCGCTGACCGGTCCCATCGCGCGGGGCGACGTCCCCACCGTCCAGCGCCACCTGCGCCACCTGGACGCCCTGGCGCGCCGCCGGGCGGAAGCGGAGGCCGGCCCCGCCACCTGGTACCGGCGGGCCGCCGCCCTGGTGGTGGCGGCGGCCCGCCGGCTGCCCGAGCCGCCGCCGGCCCTGGACGAGATCGCCCGCCTGGTGGGACTGGCGGACGACCGACCGGCGCCGGAACCCGGACCGTCGCCTGGTCGCTCCCTGCCGGCTCCCGCGCCGGGAGCGGAGGCGTCGCAGGGCCCGCAGGGCGCATCGCGGGAGGGGATGGCATTGCGGCTGCCGGAGGCCAGATGGGCGGTCCCCGCGACCCATGGGGCCGGGGCGAGCGGCGAACACCGGCCCGCGACCGCGGGGACCGCGGCCGGCGGCGGCCTGCCTGGGCGGGAGACGGCCCGGGCGATCGGTCCCGGCCCCTCCGCCGGGGTGACGACCGGGCCGACCGCGCAACACCAGGCCGAGAGGGGGACGACGGGGGTGAACGGTCGCAGCCAGCCGGAGAGCGCGGCCTGCGGGGCGGCGGCCGAGGCCCAACCGGCGCGCCATGCGCCGGGCGGGTCCGCGGCCACGGACGCCCCCGCCCAGCGGGTGACGGTGCGCACGGTGCTGGAGAGCAAGCAGCAGGGCCGGCCCGTGGTGATGGTCACGGCCTACGACTACCCCTTTGCCCGGCTGGCCGACGCGGCGGGCGTCGACATGATCCTGGTGGGCGACTCCCTGGGCAACGTGGTGCTGGGCTACCCGAGCACCGTCTTCGTCACCCTGGACGACATGGTCCACCACACCAAGGCCGTCCGCCGCGGCGTCCAGAGGGCCCTGCTGGTGGCGGACCTCCCCTTCCTCACCTTCCACCTCTCCGTGGACGAGGCCCTCAAGGCCGCCGGGCGGCTGGTCCAGGAGGGCGGCGCCGAGGCCGTCAAGCTGGAGGGGGCGGGGCGGGTGGCCGAGGTCGTCCACCGTCTGACCGAGGCCGGCATCCCGGTGGTGGGCCACCTGGGCCTCTTGCCCCAGCGGGTGCACGCCCTGGGCGGCTACCGGGTCCAGGGCCGGGACGAGGAGGAGGCCCGCCGCCTGCTGGACCAGGCCCTGGCCCTCGAGCAAGCCGGCGCCTTCGCGCTGGTGCTGGAGATGGTGCCGCGGGAGCTGGCCGCGTCGATCACCCGGCGCCTGCGCATCCCGACCATCGGCATCGGCGCCGGCCCGGACTGCGACGGCCAGGTGCTGGTGATCCACGACCTGTTGGGCTTGACCCACGGCCGGGTGCCGCGCTTCGTCCGGCGGTACGCCGAACTGGGACGGCTGGCCCTGGAGGCCCTGCAGCGGTACGCCGCCGACGTCCGCAACCGGACCTTCCCGACGGACGAACACAGCTACCACCTGGCGCCGGACGTGGCCCAGCGCCTGGCGGACGAGGAGGGCGGCGCCCCGTACGGCGACCGCTAG
- the panC gene encoding pantoate--beta-alanine ligase translates to MELVQDIPTLRDRIARWRREDPDGRVGFVPTMGYLHEGHLALIRRARAECRRVVVSVFVNPLQFGPHEDYARYPRDLDRDRRLAAAAGADLLFHPSVEVMYPRGEPGVFVDVGDLARRWEGARRPGHFRGVVTVVTKLFHLVQPDRAYFGQKDAQQAVIIRRMVADLDFPVEVVVCPTVREPDGLALSSRNVYLDRRQRQAAPTLYRALVAARRRLEAGEREGPALVAAMEAVLRAEPLLEPEYAAVVGASDLEPLERVEGEVLLLVAARLGSTRLIDNLWLVVDAAGVRDRWT, encoded by the coding sequence GTGGAGCTGGTGCAGGACATCCCCACCCTGCGGGACCGCATCGCCCGCTGGCGTCGCGAGGACCCCGACGGCCGGGTGGGGTTCGTGCCCACCATGGGTTACCTCCACGAGGGGCACCTGGCCCTGATCCGCCGGGCGCGGGCGGAGTGCCGCCGCGTGGTGGTGAGCGTGTTCGTCAACCCGCTGCAGTTCGGCCCCCACGAGGACTACGCCCGCTACCCGCGGGACCTGGACCGTGACCGACGGCTGGCCGCCGCCGCCGGGGCCGACCTGCTCTTCCACCCGTCGGTGGAGGTCATGTACCCCCGGGGCGAGCCCGGCGTCTTCGTCGACGTGGGCGACCTGGCGCGCCGCTGGGAGGGGGCCCGCCGGCCCGGGCACTTCCGCGGCGTGGTCACCGTGGTGACCAAGCTCTTCCACCTGGTCCAGCCCGACCGGGCCTACTTCGGGCAGAAGGACGCCCAGCAGGCGGTGATCATCCGCCGGATGGTGGCGGACCTGGACTTCCCCGTGGAGGTGGTGGTCTGCCCCACGGTCCGGGAGCCGGACGGCCTGGCCTTGAGCTCGCGCAACGTCTACCTGGACCGGCGCCAGCGGCAGGCGGCGCCCACGCTCTACCGGGCGCTCGTGGCGGCCCGCCGGCGCCTGGAGGCCGGCGAGCGGGAGGGGCCGGCGCTGGTCGCCGCCATGGAGGCCGTGCTCCGGGCCGAGCCGCTCCTCGAGCCCGAGTATGCGGCGGTGGTCGGCGCCAGCGACCTGGAGCCCCTGGAGCGGGTGGAGGGGGAGGTGTTGCTCCTGGTGGCGGCGCGGCTGGGCTCGACCCGCCTGATCGACAACCTGTGGCTCGTCGTCGACGCCGCGGGCGTCCGGGACCGCTGGACCTGA
- the yhbH gene encoding sporulation protein YhbH: MPRGAIDWSLHRKGPVDQARHQEKVRAAIRENLADLIADESLLTSDGRRVVKVPVRSLREYRFRFSTHRNPQVGQGRGGRRKGDVLARQPGDPGAQGDPHGAGHEPGIDYYETEVALEDLEAVLFEELELPNLEPRRQAVLDAQRPRFTEITRAGPLSRADLRRALKENLRRHARQGEARLGPFRREDLRYRSWRDDPRPQARAVVVAMRDVSGSMGEFKKAMSRTFFFWMNRFLQTRYRTVERVFITHHTEAQEVDEERFFHLGESGGTRVSSAYRLALEIVAQRYPPAEWNVYAVHFSDGDNWGESDNGLCVQLARELAEQARLFAYGEINDSGYRSPLMTAFAGLRHPRFVRVQISRREDVYPALKAIFRAHPEGAPAAAPERPAGRGERP; the protein is encoded by the coding sequence GTGCCGCGGGGCGCCATCGACTGGTCCCTCCACCGGAAGGGGCCCGTGGACCAGGCGCGCCATCAGGAGAAGGTCCGCGCCGCCATTCGTGAGAACCTGGCCGACCTGATCGCCGACGAGTCCCTGCTGACCAGCGACGGTCGACGCGTGGTCAAGGTTCCCGTGCGCTCCCTGCGGGAGTACCGCTTCCGCTTCAGCACCCACCGCAACCCCCAGGTGGGGCAGGGCCGGGGCGGCCGCCGCAAGGGGGACGTGCTGGCCCGCCAGCCGGGGGACCCCGGCGCCCAGGGGGACCCCCACGGCGCCGGCCACGAACCCGGCATCGACTACTACGAGACCGAGGTCGCCCTGGAGGATCTGGAGGCCGTCCTCTTCGAGGAGCTGGAGCTGCCCAACCTCGAGCCGCGCCGCCAGGCGGTGCTGGACGCCCAGCGGCCCCGCTTCACCGAGATCACCCGGGCCGGACCGCTCAGCCGCGCCGACCTGCGCCGCGCCCTGAAGGAGAACCTCCGGCGCCACGCCCGGCAGGGCGAGGCCCGGCTCGGCCCCTTCCGCCGCGAGGACCTGCGGTACCGCAGCTGGCGGGACGATCCGCGTCCCCAGGCCCGGGCCGTGGTCGTCGCCATGCGGGACGTCTCGGGCAGCATGGGCGAGTTCAAGAAGGCGATGTCCCGGACCTTCTTCTTCTGGATGAACCGGTTCCTCCAGACCCGCTACCGCACCGTCGAGCGGGTGTTCATCACCCATCACACCGAGGCCCAGGAGGTCGACGAGGAGCGGTTCTTCCACCTGGGCGAGAGCGGCGGCACCCGGGTCTCCTCCGCGTATCGCTTGGCGCTGGAGATCGTCGCCCAGCGCTACCCGCCGGCGGAGTGGAACGTCTACGCCGTCCACTTCTCCGACGGCGACAACTGGGGGGAGAGCGACAACGGGCTCTGCGTCCAGCTGGCGCGGGAGCTGGCCGAGCAGGCGCGCCTCTTCGCCTACGGCGAGATCAACGACAGCGGCTACCGCTCGCCCTTGATGACCGCCTTCGCGGGATTGCGGCACCCCCGCTTCGTGCGGGTGCAGATCAGCCGGCGCGAGGACGTCTACCCGGCGCTGAAGGCGATCTTCCGGGCGCACCCGGAAGGGGCTCCGGCCGCGGCGCCGGAGCGGCCCGCGGGGCGAGGTGAGCGCCCATGA
- a CDS encoding SpoVR family protein, producing the protein MTAAGVTASGPGAERLLPHLERVWAVARELGFDPLPTHFEVVPASVVYEVAAYGLPGRFTHWSHGKAYHLLKTRHDYGLHRIYELVIHADPCQALLLESNTLLENLFVAAHVAGHADFFRHNVFFRRAGRDMAALAAVHAERVRRYESDHGVEAVERVLDAALALEPHTDPWLRDPDAVPPLRPEEPCEDVLLFLQHHAPELADWERDLLAMVRAERLYFWPLVRTKVMNEGWACIAHTRILRRLELSDGDYMEFARLHAGIQAASPFAFNPYAVGYHVWERILATRGWDEARLILETEDDVAFLRNHLDRQVVEACDLFVYARQGDRWVVVEDDWEAIRDLLVLSRVRGGFPLIVVVDGDHRGRGELLLRHVFDGRELDLDEARRVLAHVERLWRRPVYLETRVDGRDVVLSASPAEKG; encoded by the coding sequence ATGACCGCAGCGGGCGTCACCGCCTCGGGGCCGGGCGCCGAGCGGCTCCTGCCCCACCTGGAGCGGGTCTGGGCCGTGGCGCGGGAGCTGGGGTTCGACCCCCTGCCCACCCACTTCGAGGTGGTGCCGGCATCCGTGGTCTACGAGGTGGCGGCCTACGGGCTGCCGGGACGCTTCACCCACTGGAGCCACGGCAAGGCCTACCACCTGCTGAAGACGCGCCACGACTACGGCCTGCACCGCATCTACGAGCTGGTGATCCACGCCGACCCCTGCCAGGCGCTGCTGCTGGAGAGCAACACGCTGCTGGAGAACCTGTTCGTCGCGGCCCACGTGGCGGGGCACGCCGACTTCTTCCGCCACAACGTGTTCTTCCGCCGGGCCGGCCGCGACATGGCCGCTCTGGCGGCCGTCCACGCCGAGCGGGTGCGCCGGTACGAGTCGGACCACGGCGTCGAGGCGGTGGAGCGGGTGCTGGACGCCGCCCTGGCGCTGGAGCCCCACACCGACCCCTGGCTGCGGGACCCGGACGCGGTGCCGCCCTTGCGGCCCGAGGAGCCGTGCGAGGACGTGCTGCTGTTCCTGCAGCACCACGCGCCGGAGCTCGCCGACTGGGAGCGGGACCTGCTGGCCATGGTGCGGGCCGAGCGCCTCTACTTCTGGCCCCTGGTCCGCACCAAGGTGATGAACGAGGGGTGGGCCTGCATCGCCCACACCCGCATCCTGCGCCGGCTCGAGCTGTCCGACGGCGACTACATGGAGTTCGCCCGGCTCCACGCCGGCATCCAGGCCGCCTCCCCCTTCGCCTTCAACCCCTACGCCGTCGGGTACCACGTCTGGGAGCGGATCCTGGCCACCCGCGGCTGGGACGAGGCGCGCCTCATCCTGGAGACCGAGGACGACGTGGCCTTCCTGCGCAACCACCTGGACCGGCAGGTGGTGGAGGCGTGCGACCTCTTCGTGTACGCCCGCCAGGGCGACCGCTGGGTCGTCGTGGAGGACGACTGGGAGGCGATCCGGGACCTCCTGGTCCTGAGCCGCGTCCGCGGCGGCTTCCCGCTGATCGTGGTGGTGGACGGCGACCACCGCGGCCGGGGAGAGCTGCTGCTGCGCCACGTCTTCGACGGGCGGGAGCTGGACCTGGACGAGGCGCGGCGGGTGCTGGCCCACGTGGAGCGCCTGTGGCGGCGCCCAGTGTACCTGGAGACCCGGGTCGACGGCCGGGACGTGGTGCTGTCGGCGTCGCCCGCCGAGAAGGGGTGA